One part of the Solanum dulcamara chromosome 3, daSolDulc1.2, whole genome shotgun sequence genome encodes these proteins:
- the LOC129881595 gene encoding uncharacterized protein LOC129881595 — protein MVMSSSIEKSFRIKHEDSNKFLSKLLSKENSKASASIPSFRVYYNDVPSSVPFTWELQPGTPKHTFSQTSLPPLTPPPSYYSNTNNTNKKPSKNNFRSKILHALIMKFNPKKCPLPSSPSYSSSSTLSWSSSSQYSSISAPTTPFQRRRFCSEGSSFDDYISPASKLCYGNKAGGNSVFMLKKALVSIVGGRRSN, from the coding sequence ATGGTGATGAGTAGCAGCATTGAGAAATCATTCAGAATCAAACATGAAGACAGCAACAAGTTCTTGTCAAAgcttctttcaaaagaaaactCCAAAGCTTCTGCTTCTATTCCTTCTTTCAGAGTTTATTATAATGATGTTCCAAGTTCTGTTCCTTTCACTTGGGAATTACAACCTGGTACTCCTAAACATACATTTTCTCAAACTTCTTTACCTCCTCTTACACCTCCTCCCTCGTACTACTCCAACACTAATAATACCAACAAAAAACCTAGTAAAAATAACTTCAGATCCAAGATATTGCATGCACTAATCATGAAGTTTAATCCCAAAAAATGTCCATTACCTTCATCTCCCTCATATTCGTCTTCATCTACTTTATCATGGTCATCTTCTTCACAATATTCCTCAATCTCTGCTCCAACAACTCCATTCCAACGGCGTCGTTTTTGTAGCGAAGGGTCGTCTTTTGATGACTATATATCGCCAGCATCGAAATTATGTTATGGTAATAAAGCGGGTGGAAATTCTGTATTTATGCTGAAAAAAGCCTTGGTTTCCATTGTCGGTGGGCGTAGATCTAACTAA